ACCCCGGCCACCGTCGGGCTCATCAGAACCGCTCCGGGAAGACCAGCGCAACCAGCAGATAGCCGAGCAGGAGCACCGCCACCACGGCCCCGACGGCATTGACCCAGGTCACCGCCGCTCCGCTCCCTTCACCGCCAGGCCGAGCACGGCGAACACCACCACCGTCACCAGCACGAACCACAGATCCAACACCGTCTATCCCTTGCCCATCCAGCTTTTCGCGTCCCCGGCGGTCACCCGACCGCCCGACCGATCACACGCCCGGCCCGGTCGCGATGCGGCCGTTTTCACGCAATCCCTACGGCGCCGGCGCGAATTTTCACGTTTTCGCGACGGCGGCCCCGGCCGGACCGGAGTTCGATGGACTCATGCGAGTGGATCCGTTCCTGCAGGCCCATCGCGGCTGGGTGACCGCGATCAGCGCCGCCGCGCCCGTGCTGGCCTGCGCGGCGCTGGGCCTGTTCACCGACTCGGTCGCCAACACCACGGCGGCCCTGATCCT
This genomic window from Nakamurella multipartita DSM 44233 contains:
- the kdpF gene encoding K(+)-transporting ATPase subunit F: MTWVNAVGAVVAVLLLGYLLVALVFPERF